A single window of Aspergillus puulaauensis MK2 DNA, chromosome 5, nearly complete sequence DNA harbors:
- a CDS encoding uncharacterized protein (COG:G;~EggNog:ENOG410PFI5;~InterPro:IPR017853,IPR036962;~go_function: GO:0004553 - hydrolase activity, hydrolyzing O-glycosyl compounds [Evidence IEA];~go_process: GO:0005975 - carbohydrate metabolic process [Evidence IEA]) — protein sequence MSDIEKTLSNLSLQEKIRLLSGFDFWHTAALPHHQIPKIRFSDGRNGIQGTRFFAGVPQPVSPVARH from the exons ATGTCGGATATCGAGAAGACGCTCTCTAACCTGTCTCTACAAGAAAAGATTCGTCTTTTGTCAG GCTTCGACTTCTGGCATACGGCTGCTCTCCCTCACCATCAAATCCCAAAAATCCGCTTCTCAGACGGCCGAAATGGCATTCAGGGGACGAGGTTCTTCGCCGGCGTTCCACAGCCTGTATCCCCTGTGGCACGGCATTAG
- a CDS encoding uncharacterized protein (COG:G;~EggNog:ENOG410PW29;~InterPro:IPR017853,IPR036881,IPR002772,IPR036962, IPR001764;~go_function: GO:0004553 - hydrolase activity, hydrolyzing O-glycosyl compounds [Evidence IEA];~go_process: GO:0005975 - carbohydrate metabolic process [Evidence IEA]): MTAYNKVNGCHVSESRELLQKLVRNEWGWDPLIISDWFGTYSSGKAIAAGLDLEMPRATRYRGKLVEFAVGSRLISESTIDQRVRRVLKFIQDASSVDVASEEGSRDCPEDRRLIRQLAANGVVLLKNDSSILPLELKRGARIAVVSYPAKYTPINGGGGASLDPYYGISILDAISEVVRDDDVSVLWEMGVFAQKMLPVIDSLSSSPDNVDSGGVIRVRLQHYPNRCGLERGEFHGRHL, from the exons ATGACGGCTTACAATAAGGTCAATGGATGTCATGTCTCGGAAAGTCGCGAACTTCTTCAAAAGTTGGTTCGAAATGAATGGGGATGGGATCCCTTGATTATTAGCGACTG GTTCGGCACTTATTCCTCCGGAAAGGCTATCGCTGCCGGCCTGGACTTGGAAATGCCACGCGCTACTCGGTACAGGGGAAAGCTTGTAGAGTTCGCTGTTGGTTCACGTCTCATCAGCGAGTCCACGATCGACCAACGTGTCCGTCGCGTCCTCAAGTTTATTCAAGATGCAAGTTCTGTCGATGTTGCCAGTGAGGAGGGCTCGCGGGACTGTCCGGAGGACCGCAGGCTCATTCGCCAGCTTGCCGCCAATGGAGTTGTTCTTTTGAAAAATGACAGCAGCATTCTGCCCTTAGAGCTGAAGCGTGGCGCTAGAATTGCCGTTGTTAGCTATCCTGCAAAGTATACCCCGATCAATGGCGGGGGGGGTGCCTCGCTTGACCCCTACTACGGCATCAGTATCCTGGATGCAATCAGCGAGGTGGTCAGAGACGATGATGTATCAGTCCTATGGGAAATGGGAGTCTTTGCGCAGAAAATGCTCCCGGTTATCGATTCCCTGAGTAGCTCTCCGGACAACGTTGATTCCGGTGGTGTCATCCGGGTTCGACTTCAGCATTACCCTAACAGATGCGGACTCGAGCGCGGGGAGTTCCACGGTCGACACCTCTAG
- a CDS encoding NAD(P)-dependent alcohol dehydrogenase (COG:Q;~EggNog:ENOG410PMH2;~InterPro:IPR013154,IPR013149,IPR002328,IPR036291, IPR011032,IPR020843;~PFAM:PF00107,PF08240;~go_function: GO:0008270 - zinc ion binding [Evidence IEA];~go_function: GO:0016491 - oxidoreductase activity [Evidence IEA];~go_process: GO:0055114 - oxidation-reduction process [Evidence IEA]): protein MIEFTVFQGSESGKIVEGRTRRPGATENEVLVRITHSGLCGTDEHYKNANIVLGHEGAGTVDAIGPKVTSLKIGDRVGWGYGHGSCRKCKYCLRGEELYCNQREIYGETHLDEGSFAHAAIWREDFLYKIPDELSNAEAAPLMCAGSAVFSPLHKFNVRPTERVGVIGIGGLGHLAIQFASKMGCEAVVLSSTESKRAEAMSLGASEFHVSLTDPPEMAPLDHLLVTSGQQPNWEAIFQIMAPGGTIYALTVDMGEMKFPYLPLVMKALRIQGSLPAARGSQQEMLHFAARQLVKPIVMTFPLTRSGIEEAMEALRQGKMRYRGVLVHEG from the exons ATGATTGAGTTTACTGTTTTCCAAGGCTCGGAGAGCGGGAAGATTGTTGAAGGCCGCACCCGGCGCCCTGGGGCTACAGAGAATGAAGTGCTCGTACGCATCACTCATTCTGGCCTCTGTGGCACCGACGAGCACTATAAAAATGCAAATATTGTCCTCGGGCACGAGGGTGCCGGAACAGTGGATGCCATCGGCCCAAAAGTCACCTCACTCAAGAT TGGCGACCGCGTCGGCTGGGGCTATGGGCATGGCAGCTGCCGCAAATGCAAGTACTGCCTGCGCGGGGAAGAGCTATATTGCAACCAGCGCGAGATCTACGGTGAAACTCACCTGGATGAAGGCTCCTTTGCTCATGCGGCGATATGGCGCGAGGACTTCCTTTACAAGATTCCTGATGAACTGTCGAATGCCGAAGCGGCTCCATTGATGTGTGCTGGGAGTGCAGTATTCTCGCCGCTACATAAATTCAACGTCCGGCCAACTGAGCGTGTTGGGGTTATCGGTATTGGCGGACTCGGCCATCTGGCCATCCAGTTCGCATCAAAGATGGGCTGTGAGGCTGTAGTGCTTTCGAGCACGGAGTCTAAGCGCGCAGAGGCAATGAGTCTTGGAGCCAGTGAATTCCATGTTTCCTTGACAGACCCTCCTGAGATGGCACCCTTGGATCATCTGCTTGTTACCTCCGGGCAGCAACCCAACTGGGAAGCAATCTTCCAGATTATGGCTCCGGGGGGTACAATCTATGCTCTTACAGTTGACATGGGCGAGATGAAGTTTCCGTATCTACCACTAGTCATGAAAGCTCTGCGGATCCAAGGTAGCCTGCCTGCAGCCCGGGGAAGCCAACAGGAAATGCTGCACTTTGCTGCCCGCCAACTTGTCAAACCTATTGTGATGACCTTTCCTTTGACTAGAAGCGGAATagaggaggcgatggaggcaCTGCGACAGGGAAAAATGAGGTATAGGGGCGTTTTGGTTCACGAGGGTTGA
- a CDS encoding ester cyclase (COG:S;~EggNog:ENOG410Q9T2;~InterPro:IPR009959,IPR032710;~PFAM:PF12680,PF07366;~go_process: GO:0030638 - polyketide metabolic process [Evidence IEA]) yields MATLQDKNKAVVQKYFEEYWGKGNVNVVDEVCADEFVIDYPMHGPRRGKEAAKKMLLEFREAFPNISFHAYKFPLIAEGDYVVGRWIGGGNHTGVAFDDLAVGKLDRANTGKEVYFSGTTIFTLKNGKIVDEIGEEQALTALQQLGLIAPPNPGKEVKYDADGNHA; encoded by the exons atggccactTTGCAGGACAAAAACAAAGCAGTTGTCCAGAAGTACTTCGAGGAATACTGGGGCAAGGGCAATGTCAATGTCGTAGACGAAGTTTGTGCAGACGAATTTGTCATTGACTATCCCATGCATGGTCCCCGTCGGggcaaagaagcagccaagAAAATGCTCCTCGAGTTTCGAGAG GCGTTCCCAAATATCTCCTTTCACGCATACAAGTTCCCCCTCATCGCCGAAGGGGACTACGTGGTTGGACGCTGGATTGGTGGAGGCAACCACACCGGTGTTGCCTTTGATGACCTTGCGGTGGGCAAACTCGACAGGGCCAATACCGGCAAGGAGGTTTACTTCTCGGGAACTACCATCTTCACTCTGAAAAACGGCAAAATTGTTGACGAGATTGGTGAGGAGCAAGCCTTGACTGCTCTGCAGCAGTTGGGATTGATTGCTCCTCCCAACCCAGGAAAGGAAGTCAAGTATGACGCGGACGGAAACCACGCTTGA